A window of Pyrus communis chromosome 3, drPyrComm1.1, whole genome shotgun sequence genomic DNA:
TCCGATTCAGCCTAATTCGGGCATATAATTGtcgatatttaattattatgtcGTCTATATTTGATTAGTTAATATTATTTGAGGAACTGatttatgattattttagtcaatttttcttttggcGGCAACAGTCACAATTGGTCTCTAACCTTCCAATCAAAATGGTCTCTGGAATACCCTGAAAATGAGTCTTGCAAATCAATTTAGTTGTTCTGAtagctttttggttttttttgttggagGAAATTTAAGTGGTCTACATGAGAACCACTTGTGTGTCATATCAGCACACTAACATAAAAGCtgacggaatgaccaaattgagtTGCAAATCTATTTTCAGGAACCAAATTGATGGATTTCGATTGGAATGTTCAATTTCAGAGACTAAACATGATAAAAACCctataaaaatttaccaaaagcTTATTCACCTCCTGTACATAGCAAGGAAAATTAGTAGAATGAGATCGAAAATTTAACTGGCACGAACAGTTGAAGTCCCGTTTCAGAGTGCTTCTGTAGGAAGCAACTGCTCATAACCAGTGCAACACCGTGGTCCCGCCGTTGATAACTTGATGGGTATTAATAAGAACACAGAACAGTTTCGAGTAAAAATCAGTACTTCCTTCTGTAGGAAGCAGCCAACAGTTCCTAAGAAGAAAAGATGAAAACCGGCCTTCGCAGCACGATGCCACAGCATTAAAGGTTAGGAAGAAAAGGAAATGTCAGTGCAGAATTAATGGGTGCAAACGTATGTAGTCTAAAATGGTGAAATATATATTCCGTAAGCAGGTTCATGTACTTGAACCAGCAACACTTTGTTCAAACATCGTATATTCAGTAACCGTGTTCGCATATTTGAACCAGCTACACCTTGTTCAAATATCGAATGAAGTACATGCTCCAAAGTAACACCAATCATCTCCATATCTGATCACTTCCAAACACTAACAATAAATTACTTTCCTCGTCGTGGCAGCTAAAATCAAATCACTTATACAGCTCGGGCTTCAATACACCAATGTACGGCAAGTTCCTGTAACGTTCATCAAAGTCCATTCCATAGCCCACAACAAAGTAATCTGGACACTGCCGATATAAATAAACAGATAAGTTTGACAGCGTACAAGTCAATTTCCAAAGCCCAAAAAATACACAAGAAACAATACAAAAGCTCATCTGCAATACTCAGGCATTCAAGACCGACACTTGCAAAGAGCACATAACTTCAATTCAAGTTCATTTTCAGAACTTCTAAGAGTTCTACATAGGGAAATCAATAAGATGATTCCACAATATATAAATTCTCAGCCGTTAGATCATAGAATATCTCAGTCACCTCTACGTGATGAAAAGGATGAAAAACGTGTCGGATTCAAGTACTTAATTAGAGATATCCTACACACACAAAGGAAAGTTCTCATAAATTGGTAAtgattttgtaacttttttaaGCTAGAACTAATAAAGGCCGAATAGGGACGATCAACCCAACAaagcattattattattatttgtttgtttgttggtttAGCATACAAAGTTGTGATTCTAATTAAATCGATAGCCCACacccactttttgttttgcgacTTTGAGATTTTGGAACAACTTGTTGAATAACGAAGGCAGATTAATAGCAAAAGAGTGAAGAGTGAAAGAGTCGATCATAGCTGCAAAAGACtcgaataaaaaaacaaagaaagacttTTCCTCTCCATTTCTATTAGGAATGTGAACATTTTCGCAGAAACGCATTAAGCAGTCCAAATAATTATCCATCAAAAAACCGAATCAATCAAGTATCGAAAGCAAGGGTTCCTCTTCAGAGTAACTTGTTTGCAACATTCAACTAAAGACtaaaaagaggaaagaagaaaCGTATATAAACCTCGAAACCGCGGTAGAATTTCCCGTTGCTGAGAAGCTGAAAATGAACCTTCCGTCTCGATGGTTTATCCAGAAACGTGCAGACCGAGACAGACGAAGCGCCCTTCGATTCCATGTGTGCAATCAGACGCTCAATTGTGCTTCCTGTATCCACAATGTCCTCAACCTAAAACACACCAAACGGCGTCGCATTTAGGAACAACGTGCACAACTACAACTGTTAAGAGTCTTACAGAGAATAGGGTAAGGAAGGAGGGCGTACCAGGACGACGTGGCGGCCGGTGACGTCGACCTTCAAGTCCAAGGAAATCGTGGGGGCGCCATTGGACAGGGTCCCGGAGCCGTAGGATTCGGCGCGGATGAAGTCGACGGTGACGGGGAGGGGGATTTGGCGGGCCAAGTCGGCGAGGAAGAGAAAGGCGCCGGTGGCGACGCCTACGAGGGCAGGGGGTTGGGAGAGGGAGAAGTCGGCGGAGATTTGGGCGGCGAGGTCGGAAACACGGGCGGCGATTTGGTCGGGAGTCCAGAGGACCCTCTCTATGTGAGAGTCCAAGGACATGGTGGCGGCGTTTACTTTGAGGATTCCTTTCCAACTTTATTGGCACGCCTTCCAATACAAGTCGTTATATTTTTTTAAGCATTTAATCATTTGTattttttgtgtaaaaatattaatgtactctaaaaaaaattaaagaactgttattaatgttttaaagtttttattcTACACTTTAAATAAGTGTATTTTCTTTCATTATAGAAAGTTGAGTCTGgcaaatgaaatttttagaatgttaataacaattctctttaattatttgtattataatATTCAGTATGTTCGTACTCCCATTATACTAAAAGTTTCTAAATTTAAGGCTCGCCCCATGATAGAAAGTTATAAACTCTTTTGGTAGCTTCAATATGTGCACGAATAAATCTCAATTAGTTAAATTTCAATTATTCactcgtaaaaaaaaaaaaaaaaacgtatgaAAGAATTTACTTTTTTAAGATCTGGTTGAGATTCTGGCTAAATCTTTTGCAACCAAAATTAAATAGGGCTTTTATGATCCTAATAAATGATTAATATGCATTTATTATCtttgcttaatttttttatcataaaattaatatatgtcATGCGAGGCCATAGAAATTTCACATGGTGTAGAAGATTTAATCATG
This region includes:
- the LOC137729361 gene encoding uncharacterized protein, which codes for MSLDSHIERVLWTPDQIAARVSDLAAQISADFSLSQPPALVGVATGAFLFLADLARQIPLPVTVDFIRAESYGSGTLSNGAPTISLDLKVDVTGRHVVLVEDIVDTGSTIERLIAHMESKGASSVSVCTFLDKPSRRKVHFQLLSNGKFYRGFECPDYFVVGYGMDFDERYRNLPYIGVLKPELYK